One region of Stegostoma tigrinum isolate sSteTig4 chromosome 19, sSteTig4.hap1, whole genome shotgun sequence genomic DNA includes:
- the rnf114 gene encoding E3 ubiquitin-protein ligase RNF114: protein MATNYKEDASRHKDTAGNDKEALTCSVCLEIYENPMRVECSHVFCKACLLALQRPKKPICAVCRSPLKGGAKAVEIERKLEVTPTSCSGCGTQVYMKMLRSHNATCPKYREFISEGVKASMKDQHPSLSNVPNRFTFTCPYCNAKNLDQDSLIEHCSTNHTGEYGRMVCPICSSMPWGDPNFKSANLIQHLKIRHRFSYDTFVDYNVDEDEMVQEAIELSLQDRNMNS from the exons ATGGCGACGAACTATAAAGAAGACGCGTCACGTCACAAAGATACAGCTGGGAATGACAAAGAAGCTTTAACGTGCTCTGTTTGTTTAGAAATTTATGAAAATCCTATGCGCGTCGAGTGCAGTCATGT ATTTTGCAAGGCTTGCCTGCTTGCATTACAGAGGCCAAAAAAACCAATTTGTGCAGTGTGTCGTTCTCCCCTAAAGGGAGGAGCTAAAGCTGTTGAAATTGAGAGGAAACTAGAAGTAACTCCAACAAGCTGCAGTGGCTGTGGAACTCAG GTTTATATGAAAATGTTGCGTTCCCATAATGCAACATGCCCGAAATACAGGGAGTTTATTTCTGAAGGTGTGAAAGCATCCATGAAGGATCAGCATCCCAGCCTTAG CAATGTCCCGAATCGCTTTACATTTACCTGTCCATACTGCAATGCTAAAAACTTGGACCAAGATAGCTTGATTGAGCATTGCAGTACAAACCATACAGGAGAATATGGAAGAAtg GTTTGCCCAATTTGTTCCTCCATGCCATGGGGTGACCCGAACTTCAAAAGTGCAAACTTGATACAACATTTGAAAATTCGTCATAGGTTTTCATATGATACTTTTGTG GATTACAATGTTGACGAGGATGAAATGGTACAGGAAGCCATTGAACTTTCTCTGCAGGACAGAAACATGAACTCGTAG